One stretch of Pseudomonas sp. NC02 DNA includes these proteins:
- a CDS encoding MFS transporter, translating into MSESSYSPPHGDVKRQQRSRFILITCISLISFFPINILLPSFPALAAKFDTSTAEVALSISLFTLVFAISQLIAGPLSDKFGRKEVLLGCIVVSTLGSIGCALAANYPSFLLFRAVQAIGCGFFVLGHALVEDLFEEQDRARIRIYYMTLSGSFVALSPLLGSWLQTTFDWQGSFYGFAVMALGMFIHAWLILPSKAASPERAPVSIIATLKSIASNRDFIRYWWIAALVFACYFALISVTPLIFMDELKLSEYQYAVVLMVYGVAYLLGGVAATALQKHISLTRQINLGLGLLGIAGVLLTLVISYEAMTTITLLIPMLISALAVTLVRPAAISAAMLLFSSSAGTAASVGNSIMFITAAVSSAALAQAGDNLLMTIAISFIVLSVWGVVTNIRVGR; encoded by the coding sequence ATGTCTGAGTCCTCTTATTCGCCACCCCATGGCGACGTAAAACGCCAACAACGCTCGCGCTTCATCCTCATCACCTGCATCTCGCTGATCAGCTTCTTCCCGATCAATATCCTGCTGCCCTCCTTTCCAGCCCTGGCCGCGAAGTTCGATACCTCAACTGCTGAGGTCGCCTTATCCATCAGCCTGTTCACTCTGGTTTTTGCGATTTCCCAACTGATCGCCGGCCCGCTTTCAGATAAATTCGGGCGCAAGGAAGTGCTGCTGGGGTGCATCGTGGTTTCCACCCTAGGCTCGATCGGCTGCGCACTGGCGGCGAATTACCCGAGTTTCCTGCTGTTTCGCGCCGTCCAGGCCATCGGCTGTGGCTTTTTTGTACTCGGCCATGCGCTGGTTGAAGACCTTTTCGAAGAGCAGGATCGCGCCCGCATCCGCATCTACTACATGACCCTGAGCGGATCGTTCGTTGCGCTGTCGCCGCTGCTCGGCTCCTGGCTGCAAACCACATTTGATTGGCAGGGCAGCTTTTATGGATTTGCGGTGATGGCGCTGGGCATGTTTATCCATGCCTGGCTGATATTGCCGTCCAAGGCGGCCAGCCCTGAAAGAGCCCCTGTTTCGATCATCGCCACGCTGAAATCCATCGCAAGCAACCGGGACTTCATCCGTTACTGGTGGATCGCCGCGTTGGTATTCGCGTGTTACTTCGCCTTGATCAGCGTGACACCGCTGATTTTCATGGATGAGTTGAAGCTGTCCGAATACCAGTACGCGGTAGTGCTGATGGTGTATGGCGTTGCCTACCTGCTGGGCGGCGTTGCAGCAACTGCACTGCAGAAACATATCTCCCTCACGCGACAAATCAACCTCGGGCTGGGCCTGCTGGGGATCGCAGGCGTATTGCTGACGCTGGTGATCAGCTATGAGGCCATGACCACCATCACCCTGCTGATCCCGATGCTGATCAGCGCCCTGGCCGTGACCCTGGTACGCCCCGCCGCGATTTCCGCGGCCATGTTGCTGTTCTCCAGCAGCGCCGGCACCGCCGCGTCGGTCGGCAACAGCATCATGTTCATCACCGCCGCCGTCAGCAGCGCCGCGCTCGCCCAAGCCGGAGACAACTTGCTGATGACCATCGCCATCAGCTTCATCGTGCTCAGCGTTTGGGGCGTAGTGACGAACATCAGAGTCGGACGCTAA
- a CDS encoding YfhL family 4Fe-4S dicluster ferredoxin, protein MSLIITDDCINCDVCEPECPNAAISQGEEIYVIDPNLCTQCVGHYDEPQCQQVCPVDCIPLDEAHPETEEQLMEKYRLITGKA, encoded by the coding sequence ATGTCCCTGATCATCACCGACGATTGCATCAACTGCGACGTCTGCGAACCCGAGTGCCCGAACGCTGCCATTTCCCAGGGTGAAGAGATCTATGTGATCGACCCCAACCTGTGCACCCAGTGTGTCGGCCACTACGACGAACCCCAGTGCCAGCAGGTTTGCCCGGTGGATTGCATTCCGCTGGACGAGGCTCATCCGGAAACGGAAGAGCAACTGATGGAGAAGTACCGGTTGATTACCGGGAAGGCCTAA
- the coaD gene encoding pantetheine-phosphate adenylyltransferase: MNRVLYPGTFDPITKGHGDLVERASRLFDHVIIAVAASPKKNPLFPLEQRVELAREVTKHLPNVEVVGFSTLLAHFAKEQNANVFLRGLRAVSDFEYEFQLANMNRQLAPDVESLFLTPSERYSFISSTLVREIAALGGDITKFVHPAVADALTLRFKK, from the coding sequence ATGAACCGAGTGTTGTACCCAGGTACCTTCGACCCAATCACCAAGGGCCATGGCGATCTGGTCGAACGCGCCTCGCGCTTGTTCGACCATGTGATTATCGCGGTCGCTGCCAGCCCCAAGAAAAACCCGCTGTTTCCCCTGGAACAGCGCGTGGAGCTGGCCCGTGAGGTCACCAAGCATCTGCCCAACGTTGAAGTGGTCGGCTTCTCGACGCTGCTGGCGCACTTCGCCAAGGAACAGAACGCCAATGTGTTCCTGCGCGGCCTGCGGGCGGTGTCGGATTTCGAATACGAATTCCAGCTGGCCAACATGAACCGCCAACTGGCGCCGGACGTGGAAAGCCTGTTTCTTACGCCTTCGGAACGTTATTCGTTCATTTCCTCGACGTTGGTCCGGGAAATCGCGGCGTTGGGCGGGGATATCACCAAGTTCGTGCACCCGGCTGTGGCGGATGCTCTCACCCTGAGATTCAAGAAATAA
- the mutM gene encoding bifunctional DNA-formamidopyrimidine glycosylase/DNA-(apurinic or apyrimidinic site) lyase, translated as MPELPEVETTRRGIAPHLEGQRVSRVVVRERRLRWPIPEDLDVRLSGQRIVLVERRAKYLLINAEVGTLISHLGMSGNLRLVEAGSPAAKHEHVDIELESGLALRYTDPRRFGAMLWSLDPLNHELLIRLGPEPLTDLFDGERLFQLSRGRSMAVKPFIMDNAVVVGVGNIYATEALFAAGIDPRREAKGISRGRYLKLAIEIKRILAAAIERGGTTLRDFIGGDGQPGYFQQELFVYGRGGEACKVCGTELRNVMLGQRASVFCPKCQS; from the coding sequence ATGCCCGAGTTACCGGAAGTCGAAACCACCCGGCGCGGAATTGCACCGCACCTGGAAGGCCAGCGGGTCAGCCGTGTGGTGGTGCGTGAGCGGCGCCTGCGCTGGCCGATCCCGGAAGACCTGGATGTGCGGCTGTCCGGGCAACGCATCGTGCTGGTGGAGCGGCGGGCCAAGTATTTGTTGATCAATGCCGAGGTCGGCACGCTGATCAGCCACTTGGGGATGTCGGGCAACCTGCGCCTGGTGGAAGCCGGCAGCCCGGCGGCCAAGCATGAGCATGTGGATATAGAACTGGAGTCGGGCCTGGCCCTGCGCTACACCGACCCGCGACGCTTTGGCGCGATGCTCTGGAGCCTCGACCCGCTGAACCACGAGCTGCTGATCCGCCTGGGGCCGGAGCCGTTGACCGACCTGTTCGACGGCGAGCGGCTATTCCAGCTGTCCCGTGGACGCTCGATGGCGGTGAAGCCGTTCATCATGGACAACGCGGTGGTGGTGGGCGTGGGCAATATCTACGCGACGGAGGCGCTGTTTGCCGCCGGGATTGATCCGCGCCGGGAAGCCAAGGGCATTTCCCGTGGGCGTTACCTGAAGCTGGCGATTGAGATCAAACGCATCCTGGCGGCGGCCATCGAGCGCGGCGGCACCACGTTGCGTGACTTTATCGGCGGCGACGGGCAGCCGGGGTATTTCCAGCAGGAATTGTTCGTCTATGGCCGTGGTGGCGAGGCGTGCAAGGTCTGTGGGACTGAGTTGCGCAACGTGATGCTGGGGCAGCGGGCGAGTGTGTTTTGCCCGAAGTGTCAGAGCTGA
- a CDS encoding class I SAM-dependent rRNA methyltransferase, translating to MSLPSLRLKANADRRLRNGHLWVYSNEIDVAATPLHGFQAGDQAILEAAGGKTLGIVAMSPNNLICARLLSRDIKLPLDKSLLVHRINVALSLRDRLFDKPFYRLVYGDSDLLPGLVVDRFGDILVVQIASATMEAHKEDVIAALTQVLKPSGILFKNDSAARDAEGLNRYVETVFGLVPEWVALEENGVKFEAPVIQGQKTGWFYDHRMNRARLAPYAKGKRVLDLYSYIGGWGVQAAAFGASEVFCVDASAFALDGVERNAALNGVAEKMTCIEGDVFEALKELKASEERFDVIVADPPAFIKRKKDMKNGEGAYRRLNEQAMRLLSKDGILVSASCSMHLPEDDLQNILLTSARHLDRNIQMLERGGQGPDHPVHPAIAETRYIKSITCRLLPNS from the coding sequence ATGTCCCTGCCAAGCCTGCGTCTCAAAGCCAACGCCGATCGTCGTTTGCGTAACGGCCACCTGTGGGTCTACAGCAACGAAATCGATGTGGCCGCCACACCTCTTCACGGCTTCCAGGCAGGCGACCAGGCGATCCTGGAAGCAGCCGGCGGCAAGACCCTCGGCATCGTGGCCATGAGCCCGAACAACCTGATCTGCGCCCGCCTGCTGTCCCGCGACATCAAGTTGCCGCTGGACAAGTCGCTGCTGGTACACCGCATCAACGTCGCCCTGTCCCTGCGTGACCGCCTGTTCGACAAGCCGTTCTACCGCCTGGTGTACGGCGATTCCGACTTGTTGCCAGGCCTGGTGGTCGACCGTTTCGGCGACATCCTGGTGGTGCAGATCGCGTCGGCGACCATGGAAGCCCACAAGGAAGACGTGATTGCCGCACTGACCCAAGTGCTCAAGCCAAGCGGCATCCTGTTCAAGAACGACTCCGCCGCGCGTGATGCCGAAGGCCTCAACCGCTACGTCGAAACCGTGTTCGGCCTGGTGCCGGAGTGGGTTGCCCTCGAAGAAAACGGCGTGAAGTTCGAAGCGCCGGTGATCCAGGGCCAGAAGACCGGCTGGTTCTACGACCACCGCATGAACCGCGCCCGCCTGGCCCCGTATGCCAAAGGCAAACGCGTACTCGACCTGTACAGCTACATCGGCGGCTGGGGCGTGCAAGCGGCCGCCTTCGGTGCCAGTGAAGTGTTCTGCGTCGACGCCTCCGCCTTCGCCCTCGACGGCGTGGAGCGCAACGCGGCACTGAACGGCGTTGCCGAGAAAATGACCTGCATCGAAGGCGACGTGTTCGAAGCCCTCAAAGAGCTGAAAGCCAGCGAAGAGCGTTTCGACGTGATCGTCGCCGACCCGCCTGCCTTCATCAAGCGCAAGAAAGACATGAAAAACGGCGAAGGCGCCTACCGCCGCCTGAACGAGCAAGCCATGCGCCTGCTCAGCAAGGACGGCATCCTGGTCAGCGCTTCGTGCTCGATGCACTTGCCGGAAGACGACCTGCAAAACATCCTGCTGACCAGCGCCCGTCACCTGGATCGCAACATCCAGATGCTGGAACGCGGCGGCCAGGGCCCGGACCACCCGGTGCACCCGGCGATTGCCGAGACCCGGTATATCAAGAGCATTACTTGCCGGTTGTTGCCGAACAGCTAA
- the ilvD gene encoding dihydroxy-acid dehydratase, translated as MPDYRSKTSTHGRNMAGARALWRATGMKDDDFKKPIIAIANSFTQFVPGHVHLKDLGQLVAREIERAGGVAKEFNTIAVDDGIAMGHDGMLYSLPSREIIADSVEYMVNAHCADAIVCISNCDKITPGMLMAALRLNIPVIFVSGGPMEAGKTKLASHGLDLVDAMVIAADSSASDEKVAEYERSACPTCGSCSGMFTANSMNCLVEALGLALPGNGSTLATHSDREQLFLQAGRTIVELCKRYYTENDESVLPRNIANFKAFENAMTLDIAMGGSTNTILHLLAAAQEAEIDFDLRDIDRLSRHVPQLCKVAPNIQKYHMEDVHRAGGIFSILGSLARGGLLHTDLPTVHSKSIAEGIAKWDITQTTDEAVHHFFKAGPAGIPTQTAFSQSTRWETLDDDRENGCIRSVEHAYSKEGGLAVLYGNIALDGCVVKTAGVDESIHVFEGRAKIYESQDSSVRGILADEVKEGDIVIIRYEGPKGGPGMQEMLYPTSYLKSKGLGKACALLTDGRFSGGTSGLSIGHASPEAAAGGAIGLVQDGDKVLIDIPNRSINLLISDEELAARRVEQDKKGWKPVEKRPRKVTTALKAYALLATSADKGAVRNKAMLDGL; from the coding sequence ATGCCTGATTACCGCTCGAAAACATCCACCCACGGCCGCAACATGGCCGGCGCCCGCGCACTGTGGCGCGCCACGGGGATGAAAGATGACGACTTCAAGAAGCCGATCATCGCGATTGCCAACTCGTTCACCCAGTTCGTACCCGGCCACGTCCACCTCAAGGACCTGGGCCAACTGGTCGCCCGCGAGATCGAACGCGCCGGCGGTGTAGCGAAAGAATTCAACACCATCGCCGTGGATGACGGCATCGCCATGGGCCATGACGGCATGCTGTATTCCCTGCCGAGCCGCGAGATCATCGCCGACTCCGTGGAATACATGGTCAACGCCCACTGCGCCGACGCCATCGTGTGCATCTCCAACTGCGACAAGATCACCCCCGGCATGCTGATGGCCGCCCTGCGCCTGAACATCCCGGTGATCTTCGTCTCCGGCGGCCCGATGGAAGCCGGCAAGACCAAGCTCGCCTCCCACGGCCTCGACCTGGTGGACGCCATGGTCATCGCCGCCGATTCCAGCGCTTCTGACGAGAAGGTCGCGGAATACGAGCGCAGCGCCTGCCCTACCTGCGGTTCGTGCTCCGGCATGTTCACCGCCAACTCGATGAACTGCCTGGTGGAAGCCCTGGGCCTGGCGTTGCCGGGCAACGGCTCCACATTGGCCACCCACAGCGACCGCGAGCAGCTGTTCCTGCAGGCCGGCCGCACCATCGTCGAGCTGTGCAAGCGCTACTACACCGAGAACGATGAGTCGGTGTTGCCGCGCAACATCGCCAATTTCAAGGCGTTCGAAAACGCCATGACCCTGGACATCGCCATGGGCGGTTCCACCAACACCATCCTGCACTTGCTGGCCGCCGCCCAGGAAGCCGAGATCGACTTCGACCTGCGGGACATCGACCGCCTGTCCCGCCACGTGCCGCAACTGTGCAAAGTCGCGCCGAACATCCAGAAGTACCACATGGAAGACGTGCACCGTGCCGGCGGGATCTTCTCGATCCTCGGCTCCCTGGCCCGTGGCGGCCTGTTGCACACCGACCTGCCGACCGTGCACAGCAAATCCATCGCCGAAGGCATCGCCAAGTGGGACATCACCCAGACCACTGACGAAGCCGTGCATCACTTCTTCAAGGCCGGCCCGGCCGGCATCCCGACGCAGACCGCGTTCAGCCAGTCGACCCGTTGGGAAACCCTCGACGACGACCGTGAAAACGGCTGCATCCGCAGTGTCGAGCATGCCTATTCGAAAGAGGGCGGCCTGGCCGTGCTGTACGGCAACATCGCGCTGGATGGCTGCGTGGTGAAAACTGCCGGTGTCGACGAGTCGATCCACGTGTTCGAAGGCCGCGCCAAGATCTACGAAAGCCAGGACAGCTCGGTACGCGGCATCCTCGCTGACGAAGTGAAGGAAGGCGACATCGTCATCATCCGTTACGAAGGCCCGAAAGGCGGCCCGGGCATGCAAGAGATGCTGTACCCGACGTCGTACCTGAAATCCAAGGGCCTGGGCAAAGCCTGCGCCTTGCTGACCGACGGCCGTTTCTCCGGCGGGACCTCGGGCCTGTCCATCGGCCACGCTTCGCCGGAAGCTGCTGCGGGCGGCGCCATCGGCCTGGTGCAGGATGGCGACAAGGTGCTGATCGACATTCCGAACCGCTCGATCAACCTGTTGATCAGCGATGAAGAACTGGCGGCACGCCGGGTCGAGCAGGACAAGAAAGGCTGGAAGCCGGTGGAGAAGCGTCCGCGCAAAGTCACCACCGCCTTGAAGGCTTATGCCCTGCTGGCCACCAGTGCCGACAAAGGTGCTGTGCGTAACAAGGCGATGCTTGACGGTCTGTAA
- a CDS encoding HDOD domain-containing protein has protein sequence MPPQPQIMVDLQMEQYMPDPDLEVIARLIAQDPGLSGSLLKIVNSPYYGLSNKIVSIQRAVNLLGSRSIVNLINAQSIKGEMSDDTIVTLNRFWDTAQDVAMTCLALAKRTGSQAVDEAYALGLFHDCGVPLMLKRFPNYMSVLEEAYANAGPECRVVDTENQAFNTNHAVVGYYTAKSWRLPEHVTDAIANHHNALAIFSDESNQKPQLKNLLAILKMAEHICASYRVLGNQVDDHEWNAIGPLVLDHIGLSDYDFESLKLSIRELGAH, from the coding sequence GTGCCGCCTCAACCGCAAATCATGGTGGATTTGCAGATGGAGCAGTACATGCCCGATCCGGACCTGGAAGTGATCGCCCGGTTGATCGCCCAGGACCCGGGCCTCTCCGGCTCGCTGCTGAAGATCGTCAATTCGCCGTATTACGGTCTGAGCAACAAGATCGTCTCGATACAGCGCGCGGTGAACCTGCTGGGCAGCCGCTCCATCGTCAACCTGATCAACGCGCAGTCGATCAAGGGCGAGATGAGCGACGACACGATCGTCACCCTCAACCGTTTCTGGGACACAGCCCAGGACGTGGCCATGACCTGCCTGGCCCTGGCCAAGCGCACCGGCAGCCAGGCGGTCGATGAAGCCTACGCATTGGGGCTGTTCCACGATTGCGGCGTGCCGTTGATGCTCAAGCGTTTCCCGAACTACATGAGTGTGCTGGAAGAGGCCTATGCCAACGCCGGCCCGGAGTGCCGTGTGGTCGACACCGAGAACCAGGCGTTCAACACCAACCATGCCGTGGTGGGTTACTACACCGCCAAATCCTGGCGCCTGCCGGAACATGTGACCGATGCCATCGCCAATCACCACAATGCCCTGGCGATTTTCAGCGACGAGTCCAACCAGAAGCCGCAGCTGAAAAACCTGCTGGCGATCCTGAAGATGGCCGAGCACATTTGTGCGTCGTACCGCGTGCTGGGCAACCAGGTGGATGACCATGAGTGGAACGCCATCGGCCCGCTGGTGCTGGACCATATCGGCCTGTCGGACTACGACTTCGAGAGTTTGAAGTTGTCGATCCGCGAGCTGGGCGCGCACTAA
- a CDS encoding GMC family oxidoreductase yields the protein MPVPDLFRDGMARGWKTHNGAALDQDLTLEADVAIIGSGAGGGTTAEILSAAGYKVLLIEEGPLKTSNDFKLLEDEAYASLYQEGIGRMSKDGAITILQGRAVGGTTLINWTSSFRTPDPTLAHWASEYAVKGHSSAEMAPWFEKMEQRLGIAPWAMPPNANNDVIRKGCEKLGYSWHVIPRNVRGCFNLGYCGMGCPVNAKQSMLVTTIPSTLEKGGELLYLARAERLKFSGDTITSLECVAMDQYCVAPTGRKITVKAKHYVLAGGGINSPALLLRSDAPDPHSRLGKRTFLHLVNFSAGLFDEVINPFYGAPQSIYSDHFQWQDGTTGKMSYKLEVPPLHPGLASTLLGGYGTQNALDMGQLPKTHAMLALLRDGFHPDSPGGTVELRGDGTPVLDYQVSPYAWDGLRRAFHSMAEIQFAGGAKSVMPLHGDARYVNTLAEARSMIDGLNLELHRTRLGSAHVMGGCAMGEEPKNAVADSLGRHHQLRNLSIHDGSLFPTSIGANPQLSVYGLTAQLATALAERLKTA from the coding sequence ATGCCCGTACCTGATCTGTTCCGCGATGGCATGGCCCGCGGCTGGAAGACCCACAATGGCGCCGCCCTCGACCAGGACCTGACCCTGGAAGCCGACGTCGCGATCATCGGCAGCGGCGCCGGCGGCGGCACCACCGCCGAAATCCTCAGCGCCGCCGGCTACAAGGTGCTGCTGATCGAAGAAGGCCCGCTGAAGACCAGCAACGACTTCAAGCTGCTGGAAGACGAGGCCTACGCCAGCCTCTACCAGGAAGGCATCGGCCGCATGAGCAAGGACGGCGCTATCACCATCCTGCAGGGCCGCGCGGTCGGCGGCACCACGCTGATCAACTGGACCTCCAGCTTCCGCACCCCGGACCCGACCCTCGCCCACTGGGCCAGCGAGTACGCGGTCAAGGGCCACAGCAGCGCCGAAATGGCGCCCTGGTTCGAAAAAATGGAACAACGCCTGGGCATCGCGCCTTGGGCCATGCCACCGAATGCCAACAATGACGTGATCCGCAAGGGCTGCGAAAAGCTTGGATACAGCTGGCACGTGATCCCGCGCAATGTGCGCGGCTGTTTCAACCTGGGGTATTGCGGCATGGGTTGCCCGGTCAACGCCAAGCAATCAATGCTGGTGACCACCATTCCGTCCACCCTGGAGAAAGGCGGCGAGCTGCTGTACCTGGCCCGTGCCGAACGCCTGAAGTTCAGCGGCGACACCATCACCAGCCTCGAATGCGTGGCCATGGATCAGTATTGCGTGGCACCCACCGGCCGCAAGATCACAGTCAAAGCCAAGCATTACGTACTGGCCGGCGGCGGCATCAACAGCCCGGCGCTGCTGCTGCGCTCGGACGCGCCCGATCCCCACTCGCGCCTGGGCAAGCGAACCTTTTTACACCTGGTGAATTTTTCCGCCGGGTTGTTCGACGAGGTGATCAACCCGTTTTACGGCGCGCCGCAGTCGATTTATTCCGATCACTTCCAATGGCAGGACGGCACTACCGGCAAAATGTCCTACAAGCTCGAAGTACCGCCACTGCATCCGGGCCTGGCCAGCACCTTGCTCGGCGGCTACGGCACGCAGAACGCGCTGGACATGGGTCAACTGCCGAAAACCCACGCCATGCTGGCGCTGCTGCGGGACGGCTTCCACCCCGACAGCCCGGGTGGCACAGTCGAATTACGCGGCGATGGCACACCGGTGCTCGATTATCAGGTTTCGCCCTACGCCTGGGACGGCCTGCGCCGGGCATTCCACAGCATGGCGGAGATTCAGTTTGCCGGCGGCGCCAAGTCGGTGATGCCGCTACACGGCGATGCGCGCTACGTGAACACCTTGGCTGAAGCCCGCAGCATGATCGACGGGTTGAACCTCGAATTGCACCGAACCCGGCTCGGCAGCGCTCATGTAATGGGCGGTTGCGCGATGGGGGAAGAACCGAAAAACGCCGTGGCCGACAGCCTTGGGCGCCATCATCAACTGCGCAACTTGTCGATCCACGATGGCTCGCTATTCCCCACCAGCATTGGCGCTAACCCGCAGTTATCGGTGTATGGATTGACGGCGCAACTGGCGACGGCATTGGCCGAACGTCTGAAAACGGCCTGA
- a CDS encoding transposase: MSTQQNAHRLRKGRYSESGRIYLLTAVTHQRQLVFQDWRIGRLLVREFRKAQDDGEATSLAWVVMPDHFHWLVELHNGDLPRLMRITKSRSAHAINKARSCHGTLWQKGYFDRALRREDDLKATARYIVANPLRAGLVERIGDYPLWDAMWL, encoded by the coding sequence ATGTCCACCCAACAAAACGCCCATCGGCTGCGTAAAGGCCGCTATTCGGAATCCGGCCGCATTTACCTGCTCACCGCCGTCACCCATCAACGACAGCTGGTCTTCCAGGACTGGCGCATTGGTCGCCTGCTTGTTCGCGAATTCAGAAAGGCTCAGGACGACGGCGAGGCGACCTCACTGGCCTGGGTCGTGATGCCGGACCATTTCCATTGGCTGGTGGAATTGCACAACGGCGATTTGCCGAGACTGATGCGGATTACCAAGTCGCGAAGTGCCCACGCCATTAACAAAGCGAGGAGTTGCCACGGGACACTTTGGCAAAAGGGCTACTTTGATCGGGCGCTACGCCGGGAAGATGACCTGAAAGCAACAGCTCGATACATCGTCGCCAATCCATTAAGAGCAGGGCTGGTTGAGCGTATCGGCGACTATCCGCTCTGGGACGCCATGTGGCTGTGA
- a CDS encoding twin-arginine translocation pathway signal protein, whose translation MNPSLTESPALSRRGVLKLGLCASAFLATAGLGASLSGCSSSTPASGFAMLRSSDLPFLRAVIPVLLEGVASAEIVVAGIDDTLKKLDFSLQHLSPEMFKLTQQLFDVLGMAITRGPLTGVWGSWENASGEQIRNFLHRWENSYLNLLRMGQGSLLKLVIMAWYFRPESWAHCGYPGPPKI comes from the coding sequence ATGAACCCTAGCCTGACTGAATCACCCGCGCTGTCACGGCGCGGCGTCTTGAAACTCGGCCTGTGCGCCAGCGCCTTCCTGGCCACCGCCGGGCTGGGCGCCAGCCTCAGCGGCTGCTCCAGCAGCACCCCGGCCAGCGGCTTTGCGATGTTGCGCAGCAGTGACCTGCCGTTTTTGCGGGCAGTGATTCCGGTGCTGCTGGAGGGCGTGGCCAGCGCCGAGATAGTGGTGGCCGGCATCGACGACACCCTGAAAAAGCTCGACTTCAGCCTGCAACACCTGTCGCCCGAGATGTTCAAGCTGACCCAGCAACTGTTCGACGTCTTGGGCATGGCCATCACCCGTGGGCCCCTGACCGGGGTGTGGGGCAGCTGGGAAAACGCCAGCGGCGAACAGATCCGCAACTTCCTGCACCGTTGGGAAAACAGCTACCTGAACCTGCTGCGCATGGGCCAGGGCTCGTTGCTCAAGCTGGTGATCATGGCCTGGTATTTCCGCCCCGAGTCCTGGGCGCATTGCGGCTACCCCGGCCCACCGAAAATCTGA